From the genome of Venturia canescens isolate UGA chromosome 11, ASM1945775v1, whole genome shotgun sequence:
atgggccggacaagtacgtttaagacgtatttgaacataatttgtaccgatccaatcgaagttgaatgttgtgaataataccaggagatcgtgaaagtcggaggggaatcgattctttaaagtgtgtaccttgttgaagtaacgaatgactttcatgtgaatttttaatgattttattttcattatttttttagtaattttgataaaacgttgtgagcccgacaaggattctcaacgctcattggtcgccggagattatatttcgaataactgataaatacttgacctcgaattgatataatacattttagaactgcacgtaacttccgttatgactttttttcattaacttttttcttgaaaataattatcatgaatttcaattaaagattccgatttgttcgataaatattccaaattatcaataaaaacttggcctccaattgatatcatacatttttatactgcatgtaacttggatagtacatttttcaatttgtccaatatttatgaatttttttgaaaattttttatttttctttacagaatttttttcgattattttttatttttgttgaatttttttgaacttttcaatttttcgtttattatttctatagaatttttttcctggttctgagttttttttctatgtcatccagaaacaagagaccatcaatgtacttgtcccaacctttttttccctagggtcaTAAATTTATGACtcaaatattacaaatattttttttctggcatgccaccaaagttttttttcaaaaaatcaaaatttattagggTATTacttcaatcaaaaaattgtttatcaacaaaatcaatttttattatatttaaattattctaatagtaaaaaaatttggttcaTTTATCTCAATTAATTTATTTGCatagatttatatttttattcatagatTACACATAGTTTTATAgctttttttatagaaaaaaatcgaataactAGTATAAACAAAAAGTGTTAATGGAATGGAAAAgaagttattttttctacatatattcaatttttttttacaaaaaatagattgtAATGTTATAATTTACAACAAATTGAGTCAAATAAGCACTTTTAAAGAAACCTATCCAATTAAATTCCTCTTGTTACAATTAGGgaacttttttcgatattcactaacaactaataataaatattgaagttgTTCTTCATTTTTGGTGAGACACTTATTGTAATCTTCAATTAATGCTACACCACGCTCCGCAACATCATTGACGACAGCTaacttattgaaaaattccttGCATTCTTGAAAACTGTTATTATTGGACCAACTGTCTAcattttcatcaataaaatCATGTGgcaaatcaaattcttcaaataAAGTGAGTGATTCCGTAGATACAAAGTCACTGATATCTTTTTCCAACAATTCGTTTGAATTGCTTGtcacttcatattttctaGCTTGAGAAACAGaagatttgttattttttaagttttcaaCCATTTTAAGCTTCACACTCTGGTCAAGAGAATCATCAAATAAAGCCATAACGGCTAATTGATCATTTAAATACCATAAATGTCTAACCATTTTATTCAGAGCAGCTTGCGATATGGACGAGTTTATTGTTTTATATGATATTAACTCTTGCATCAAAGTCAAATCATTATTTGGAGCCAAGATCGCCGAGGGTGAAGTAAACCAAGCTTTTACATACGTTGTAACaatgaaaatacaaatatGACGAAGATTATTCAATTCACGAGCTATCATTTTAAACTCATCCCGAAagataaacatttttaaacAATAAATTGCCTTTGACATCCAACGAGCATGACTCATGGCTCCCGGGCTTTTAAAGGTGTAATTATCTTTGGGCGCAGCTCCCAAGAAAATGGATGCCAACTCCAAAAATTCTCGATAATCATTTCTTGGATGAAATTTCTGCAatcaaatcaagaaaatttttgttattttcaatgaGTAGTTTCACAGACCAACTGAAGATTTTTGATTGTTCACGCCAAAAAAGTGAAGTGGGAAtcagaaagtttttcaaaaaaagcaGCATAATCTGAGttaaactaaaaatttttatcacccTAGAATGTTTTCTGTGTACTTTTGTTACTCCAATAACAAACTCAAACCATACCTGCAAATAATTGTCAATAAAACTCAGTAATCCATTCTTTTTGTCTGATAGTATACTCGCAACCACGTCGTCGTTGATGCCAGCGTTATATTTAGACGTGTTAATTTTATTCCAACGGATTTTAAATCGATTGAAGAATGGAACGTTTGGACCTGATTGCACCGGCCAGTACGCTTCAAAAACGCCTTTTAAGACTAGTTCCATTATATGATGACGGCAAGGTAACCATATGAGCTTTCGTTTCAGGATTTTCTCTAATTCTACGCCAGCTCCATGATGAATTCCTATAGATTTAGCAGATaacattataatgaaaaacgCGAATTACAAATCCGAAAaacttaataaataataagttgatctccataaaaaaatttatctttaaataatatttaactttaaaaattttatttttgttcataGAAAAAAGGTACTAGAAATTTTTAGAAATATTCGACTTTGAACGTagaaaaaacttatttttaacAGTTATCATTCAGCATTTTTCcaaatcgaagttttttttttcaagtgagaagttataataataatttaccCGTATTGGTAGCTGCAGTATCAAAACAGATTGCTTTGATATAATTGGTGACACCCCACTGCATTAAAGTTGAGTGCACAGCAGAAGCTTGTTGAATTCCAGTTCCttcattaatttttggaaCACCTAACAGTTGTTCACTCCCAGACGATGTTAAAAGAACCGGAAGTCTATCGACTGTCTCTGTCCCAACAATATCTTCTAAGAGCTTTCCATCCCAATGTACCACATAGTTATCTTCGAATTTTAAGTCTTCTTTCAAGCCTTCCGCAATTTCTTTTCGACGAGTGTTACGGTATCGTTGTATAGTTTTATAGCTCAAATTAACAGTGCTAATATCAATCCCAAGACTTTTTAAAACAGCAGCCAAAATATATGTAGCACTTCGGCTACTCACATTACAACGATCAAGTGCAGCGACTAATTCTGGATTcataatatttctttttgggattcgattttttgttaaaaattccatttcaAAGTCAGACACATTCGAATTCCGGCTCAAAGTTGAATCCGATTTGGATTGCAACTCTTGACTAGATGTTGTAGCATCACAATTATTAGTAATGTTACAGTCGCGTGAActgttttctaaaaaaaaaatcaataatttttatacCATACCTACTTCATCAATTTCCATTATTTCTTCTGATTCTTTAAtcctttcatttgaattattATGATTAACGTTTGTCCCAGCAATGTCAAATAATTGTTGAAGCTTTTTTACAAAACTATCCTCTCTTTGCTTTTGTgcacgtgatttttttcttttgtgatTGCATTTTATATACTTCCATTTTTTGAAGATACCGactatttttttaaggaagCTCGGTCGCGTAGGGCCGGGTTCTGTGGGTGCATGAACGGGGcaccccgttttttttttaaatgcgcaTATTTGCATTACCAGAATGCATTATAAAacgattattaatcatttaaaacaaaaataatcagtcacacatcaataaaaaaagatcagaaaaaaaggtacagtttgacgttacgatcctgctcacaaaaaagtggcaacgtcgaaatatagagaaaataattcaacagctaaaaatgacttgatttcatacagaaatactcaacgatctattacgattttttttcggtctcatTACCTGTGATATATAACATTATCTATTATTGTTGGAAAATAAGTATATAAATAGTGTTAATCGTTAAAACTTGtcgtttttatacaattaattCGTCTTTTTAACCTCTATGTACGCGTATACACACGCCCGGACgtgcgtgtatttttttacaaatttcaggTTAGACAGTCGATACTTCAAATATCGCGCATGCGCTTCAGCGCTGTGCTGAACATTTGATTTCTGCGACGTTGCGGAATCGTCTCACCGTCACGAAACGTCCCAGAACATCGAGTTTGTAGACATTTTAACAGTCAATATCTTTTTAGTTAGGTCGATAACTCCAAACTTTTTTGATATATTCTGAATTCTTACGATTTGGAGAACAAtactctatttttttgtttatttctgttgCGTAAGTGCATATATATCCCTTAGAACACGCGTTTTGAGAGTGACTCTTCCATAAGACCCGTGTTAAAAATCCTaactttcactatttttttcgttcttaaatGGTCGATGACCCCATCTGAAATTTCGCACATGTCATTATTGATAATCTAACTatgagatattaaaaaattatttttttctgttgcgcAGACATTCGCGACCGAGCCTCCTTAATAACGTTACGAAAGCCACAAGTTGGCCTGTGTAAATTATTCCAGCAGTTTTGAATAATACCACCAGTTTTTGAAGCACTATCATGAAGTTTGAGTTTTAAAACTTTATGATgatagaaaaataacgataaaacTTCGTTAACAGTCGGAAGTTTACGGTTGTTAATTTTCTCGATGGGAACAccaattaaataaattttttccgttATCATATTAGCgcttttggtaaaaaaatcagattttcactTAACTAAGtaacataataaattattccacaaaaatgaaataaactaATTATTTATGACACTACAATTAGGGTTAAAGTAATTACTACACTGAAATTGTTATAGTTAACTGATAACTTATTATTATCGAACAAACACAACTAAACAAAGTAAAGAAatgcagaagaaaatttcacttagaataatttataacaataaaataaaactcaaatttaaTTAGATAATGTTCAAAATACGACGcacaattaaaaatgaataagtAGGAATACTCATACGCTGAGAGCTTTGTCTTAGAACGATGCAACGGTAAAAACTAGGTGGTGGGGATAAAGGAAAACTTTGTACTCAGTTCTGCGGTAAGGGTAGGGGTAGCAGATTCGCGTGAAGCCCGCGACACCTCGCAGCGTCAACCATTCAAGGTCAGACAATAAACATTGCTAATGAACATTTGCAAACGTAACAGTAGAAGACGAGTACTTCGAACTGCGACAGAACTATGATCGAGAAAGATAGAACAATAAAGAGTTAATGATGAAAGTTGGCAAATTGAATATCATAGATAAAAGTGTATACGtatgcaaataaatgaattgagataaatgaatcaatttttttttactattagaataatttaaatataataaaaattgattttgttgataaacaattttttgattgaagtAATAccctaataaattttgattttttgaaaaaaactttagtggcatgccagaaaaaaaatatttgtaatatttgaGTTATAAATTTATGATACAAGTGGAGACAATTATGTTTGACGCAAAATAAACGGTTAAATACTTTAAAAATTAACTTTAACATCAAATAACTTTGAAAGGAGTgagtttatcgaaaaatgtgaagagaccttttttgtagagcactAAATTTCCCTTAAGAATAATCCATggtcttgaaaaaatattgatatttaagGTCATTTTGGAAATCCCGAatacaaagtaaaaaattgaaaaaatataccaatGTTTAAGGCTCGATTACAAGGAATGGGCTCGTCTTACGAAAGTTTACTAAGAGAGCTTTTTTGTGGGGAATTTAATTTCCTACAAGGgtaagagatgaaaaaatttcttaaaattGACTAAGTCCgaattttatgcaaaaaatacggcaactattgaaaaatcaataactgcAATGATGCACctcttaatattattattaaaagcttAAACTTtctggaaactttttttttatcgtcatgaacaatattttcagagtactgtcaagaaaaaaaattgttcaatttttttggccCAGTCTAATGATTACGTTTACACAGCACTCTTACTCCGGTTTAGTTACatcaatatagatatacaaaatgcatATCTgtctttatatataaatatacccgtCTGTATATACAAAACCGGAATAAGAGGGCCGTGTTAACGTAGTCAATGTCTGCTGTTACCGTGCTACCTCTATTTTAATGTATGCTGTGCTgccgtgctacgttctgaagttgtcgtcagatttccaatcatcaacaactaatttcaacaaccaatcataaCATCGGAAAAtagatgtcgtcagatcctaCCAaacagaaactcgatagcatcaaagtgcctttgatggtgttcaagagactcggtagagtctcgggacaagaacattgacagccctgtcgtctgctggcctgaggctctcgccgagactatattttctctgaataaaacgattcgcgatggtgggggtaaaattggcatgtgattttctttaattgcaaagctcatgagttatgtacggctttgaaaattgaacttttagctaattaagaagttctctgtcgaataagtccaaaatcagcatgctcggtgtcgtaatttctgagaaaaaactttgcacgggcttaagattatgcaaaagttactaacacattcaggattttacggatctgtatacgcgtactccaaccgctacaaacataggcctcttggcccccatgattaCCAGTCCCTGGTGagataaattttgtttcaccaatgaagagtgagagaatttttgggccaatgacattcaagaagaagagcaaggaagtttggcggaaagctaaaaagctcgagagctcgaaagtactcgaaagtcaccagctgaagtttcacgtcatgttgacatttggggttatgatgttatgaagtgcgtgcgggaaaataaaaatctcagtgaaaccctatgagacactcatgtagttcaaaacacaaatgcacgatgatttataagaagaagttgttcgatctgttctctcgaagcttgctttaaatgagcaattcattactaaaggatataaaaaaaaccatttcaaacgcaatgaataaaaaaatgaatctgttaaatcatggtaatgcgtgaaaaacgtttggttcaaaggaacaaaacgtggtcaaataaatgcaaaagtgacgagtacatcggatgacgagtgaaaaaaattcaaaacataatagtatgtaaaaaaaattacgaaaccaattgtaaataatttcaacaaaacaattaagaaaagcttttacaaatcatgaaaaaatattatattaaattaaaatacaaatctgtaattatattgtaaaggggaaaaaaaatttaaataggacgtgagaaatttaatcttacgggaagcacccggaactttagaaagttcaagtgaatcaaaaaagttaccatctgagttatgtgcagcactacaatttatggcatcaatcggaggataagtattttattagtatataatacataatttttcacaatatgaaattattctgagaaacgttcaaatccaaaaaaaaatcgcatcgaaggtaaaagtcatttgttactctatggtggcagagacttacttagaagaaaatcgattcttctcagactttcaggatcccctggtattcacaatattcgacgtcgatttcgtatcggtacaaattatgtttaaatatgtgctaaaagtacttgtccggcccatcacttttcattcaaattgctcattcaaataaaaatcagggctcttctagatctgatggatcacatctatgcgtacagagggaaacagaaggaatttaaaaaatgacctccaagagattttaacttaattgcattcattataaaaacatgcgaacaaatttttctgtaatatccaagagatattattgtgtatttatgaaaaagtatccttcgcacgataagcattgtccagcctccaaattaactccccagtttatattgaaatgacggcaatttttactacacattttattcttcaaacgaattttattcgttatagcaactaatctattctattactgaagatattcagctgataataaatcgcaattcaataaatttt
Proteins encoded in this window:
- the LOC122418259 gene encoding uncharacterized protein encodes the protein MEFLTKNRIPKRNIMNPELVAALDRCNVSSRSATYILAAVLKSLGIDISTVNLSYKTIQRYRNTRRKEIAEGLKEDLKFEDNYVVHWDGKLLEDIVGTETVDRLPVLLTSSGSEQLLGVPKINEGTGIQQASAVHSTLMQWGVTNYIKAICFDTAATNTGIHHGAGVELEKILKRKLIWLPCRHHIMELVLKGVFEAYWPVQSGPNVPFFNRFKIRWNKINTSKYNAGINDDVVASILSDKKNGLLSFIDNYLQKFHPRNDYREFLELASIFLGAAPKDNYTFKSPGAMSHARWMSKAIYCLKMFIFRDEFKMIARELNNLRHICIFIVTTYVKAWFTSPSAILAPNNDLTLMQELISYKTINSSISQAALNKMVRHLWYLNDQLAVMALFDDSLDQSVKLKMVENLKNNKSSVSQARKYEVTSNSNELLEKDISDFVSTESLTLFEEFDLPHDFIDENVDSWSNNNSFQECKEFFNKLAVVNDVAERGVALIEDYNKCLTKNEEQLQYLLLVVSEYRKKFPNCNKRNLIG